The nucleotide sequence TGTTGAATACATACAGAAAGAATTTAGTCTGAATATGGTGGAACAGTTTACAATACTGGAGTTTGATGAGAAAAGTTTCTTGATCCAAACAACTCCTGGTACTACAAAATTGGAGATTATTAATATAGAAGAACTGCCAGAGGAAATGAGAAATTATTTTCTTTCACTAGAATAACGTACAGTGATTCAAAAATCATGAAAAAGAAAGAGGAATACTATTGCATACTACAATCGGGATAGTCGCTCATGTTGATTCTGGGAAAACAACATTTTGCGAACAATTGCTTTATCATACAAATGCGATTAAAAAGCGCGGACGGGTCGATCACCAAGATGCATATTTAGATAATCATGCCATTGAACGGCAGCGCGGGATTACGATTTTTGCTGAGCAGGGGCGGATTGACTACAACGGGAAAGTGTATACCCTGATCGATACACCAGGTCATATCGATTTCGCACCGGAAATGGAGCGTGCGATTCATGTGATGGATGCTGCCATTGTCATTATCAGTGCGGTCGATGGAATTGAAGGGCATACGGAAACGGTTTGGCATTTGCTGCGGGAGCACCATGTTCCGACATTTATCTTCTTAAATAAGGTGGACCGTGAAGGAGCAGATGTTGATGCAGTAATGGCTGTGATTAAAAAAGACTTATCCCCAAATGCCTTACTGTTTAATAATGGAATTGATACTTTTGTAAAAGAGTGGCTTGCGGAACGTGACGAGCAACTGATGGAAAAATACTTTGCAGACGAATTAACGGAGAATGATTGTACCGCAAAGCTAAAGCAGATGATTCAGAAGGAACAGGCATTTATTTGTATGTCGGGATCTGCTTTAAAAGATGAGGGGGTACTGGATTTTTTTGAAACGATTACAAAACTGACTGAAACAACATTTGATGTGAACGGACCATTTGAAGGTAAGATCTATAAAATTCGTCATGACAATCAGCAGCGTCTCACATTTATGAAAGCATTATCGGGCGTTTTAAAAGTACGTGATGAATTTACATTCGGTGAAACGACAGAAAAGGTAACGGAAATCCGGCTATACAACGGCAGTAGTTTTACGATGGTTCAACAAGTGCAGGCGGGTGATATTTTTGCGGTGAAGGGACTGGCGACGCCGATTATCGGTAATGTAATTGGGGCTACGAAAACAAATACTGCGCAATTTGAAATGATTCCAACATTGCAGGCAAAAGTGATGTATGAAGGTTCGCTACATATTAAAGAACTTCACCGGATTTTCCGTGAAATTGAAGCGGAGGAACCGAGTTTACGGGTCATATGGAATGAGAAATTCCAGGAAATTTCGGTTCATGTTATGGGGGCGATTCAGCTCGAAGTATTAACCGAACTGGTGAAGGACCGCTTCGGAATTGACGTGCACTTCGGCAAGCCGCAAATTCTATATAAAGAAACGATTGCTGCGCCTACAGTCGGCTATGGCCACTTTGAACCGTTAAAGCATTATGCAGAAGTGCATCTGAAAATGGAACCAAACACGCGCGGAGCAGGCAACACATTCTCGAACCAGTGTCATGCCGATGACTTATCTGTCGGGCATCAGCGGTTAATAGAAAAGCATCTATTTGAACGGGATCATCACGGATTACTTACAGGTTTTCCGGTAACTGATATTCATTTTACGTTACTAACTGGACGTGCACATATTAAGCACACAGAAGGCGGAGATTTCCGTGAAGCATCGTTTAGAGCATTGCGACAAGGGCTAGAACAAGTAGAAAATGTACTGTTGGAGCCTTATTACCAATTTAAGATGAAAGCGTCAAACGACCATATTGGCCGGATGATGTCGGATATCCAACAGGCAAGCGGGACATTTGCAGCACCGATTTTAACCGAAGATACCGTGACATTACACGGACGTGCACCTGTAGCAACTTTTATGGATTATGCTGCTCAATTTTCCGCTTATACAAATGGAAAAGGGGCGTTAACACTGCAATTTGATGGTTATGATGTATGCCATAATAGCGATGAAATCATAGAACAAATTGGCTACAATAAAAACGCTGATTCGGAATATTCATCTTCCAGCATTTTTTGTGCAAAGGGGAAGGGTTATAGTGTGCCCTGGCATGAAGCTAAAGACGCGATGCATTGTGAGGTACA is from Solibacillus isronensis and encodes:
- a CDS encoding GTP-binding protein is translated as MHTTIGIVAHVDSGKTTFCEQLLYHTNAIKKRGRVDHQDAYLDNHAIERQRGITIFAEQGRIDYNGKVYTLIDTPGHIDFAPEMERAIHVMDAAIVIISAVDGIEGHTETVWHLLREHHVPTFIFLNKVDREGADVDAVMAVIKKDLSPNALLFNNGIDTFVKEWLAERDEQLMEKYFADELTENDCTAKLKQMIQKEQAFICMSGSALKDEGVLDFFETITKLTETTFDVNGPFEGKIYKIRHDNQQRLTFMKALSGVLKVRDEFTFGETTEKVTEIRLYNGSSFTMVQQVQAGDIFAVKGLATPIIGNVIGATKTNTAQFEMIPTLQAKVMYEGSLHIKELHRIFREIEAEEPSLRVIWNEKFQEISVHVMGAIQLEVLTELVKDRFGIDVHFGKPQILYKETIAAPTVGYGHFEPLKHYAEVHLKMEPNTRGAGNTFSNQCHADDLSVGHQRLIEKHLFERDHHGLLTGFPVTDIHFTLLTGRAHIKHTEGGDFREASFRALRQGLEQVENVLLEPYYQFKMKASNDHIGRMMSDIQQASGTFAAPILTEDTVTLHGRAPVATFMDYAAQFSAYTNGKGALTLQFDGYDVCHNSDEIIEQIGYNKNADSEYSSSSIFCAKGKGYSVPWHEAKDAMHCEVQE